A region of Microcoleus sp. bin38.metabat.b11b12b14.051 DNA encodes the following proteins:
- a CDS encoding endonuclease/exonuclease/phosphatase family protein, whose amino-acid sequence MIDKLIRNTITIGFPALMLFIAILATGKTGDSATWSGLRKVGLSFGMLSGLGVLVFAGFVANYFSYFVVDSLLVRFYQQRRELEQPEQLVTEIDRLPITNDLKIKLKWAVLHSSNHKVISLKHAILKWFIIAAIVNALLSIAGYLGEFNLLFELNSHFKLQYLLVSFSTLIFFALVRSKKIWLLVSAFCIIINLAEIVPWYFPAPAFAGSTPGQLLRILHSNVLTSNRRYADVISLVKSEQPDIAVFVEVSTDWAKELAVLREMFPYSSQQQESEEYGSAIYSKLPLENAAVKAFSQTRRSLSADVKFQGKTISMLLVHPSVPIKPQSFIDRNQQLAAIGEYAAQLKNPLVVVGDFNTTMWSPFYKNMVNTGKLHNARSGFGLLPTWPTFMPLLYIPIDHLLVSKEIGVLKIHTGSNIGSDHLPLITDLVVGR is encoded by the coding sequence ATGATTGACAAGCTCATCAGAAACACAATCACGATCGGATTTCCTGCTTTAATGCTATTTATCGCCATATTAGCTACGGGTAAAACAGGCGATTCAGCTACTTGGTCGGGTTTGAGGAAAGTAGGCCTTTCCTTTGGGATGCTCAGCGGTTTAGGTGTGTTGGTATTTGCAGGATTTGTTGCCAATTATTTTAGTTATTTTGTGGTAGATAGCTTGCTGGTAAGATTTTATCAGCAGCGGCGAGAGTTGGAACAGCCGGAACAATTGGTAACAGAAATTGATAGATTGCCGATTACCAACGACCTGAAAATTAAGCTGAAATGGGCGGTGCTGCACAGTAGCAATCATAAAGTTATTAGTTTAAAGCACGCAATCTTAAAATGGTTTATTATCGCAGCGATTGTAAATGCACTCTTGTCAATCGCAGGTTATCTGGGAGAATTTAATCTACTTTTTGAGTTAAATTCTCATTTTAAACTACAATATCTCCTGGTTAGTTTCTCTACTTTGATATTTTTCGCTTTGGTACGATCGAAAAAAATATGGCTGCTGGTAAGCGCATTTTGTATAATCATTAATTTAGCCGAAATTGTTCCTTGGTATTTTCCAGCGCCAGCATTTGCTGGCTCGACTCCCGGACAACTTTTGCGGATTTTGCATTCAAATGTTTTAACGAGTAATCGCCGATATGCTGATGTGATATCCCTCGTGAAATCAGAACAACCAGATATCGCTGTTTTTGTAGAAGTCAGCACAGATTGGGCAAAAGAGTTAGCGGTTTTAAGGGAAATGTTTCCTTATTCTTCCCAGCAGCAAGAATCTGAGGAATATGGAAGTGCAATCTACAGCAAGCTGCCTTTAGAGAATGCTGCTGTTAAAGCTTTTTCACAGACAAGAAGGAGCCTGTCTGCGGATGTTAAATTTCAAGGTAAAACTATTTCGATGCTGCTTGTTCATCCGTCTGTGCCGATCAAACCGCAGAGTTTTATCGATCGCAACCAACAGCTAGCAGCCATCGGCGAGTATGCAGCCCAACTCAAAAATCCGCTGGTGGTGGTTGGCGATTTCAATACCACAATGTGGTCGCCGTTCTACAAAAATATGGTAAATACTGGAAAATTGCACAATGCGCGATCGGGTTTTGGCCTTTTACCGACTTGGCCGACTTTTATGCCGCTGCTGTACATTCCCATCGATCACCTTCTAGTCAGCAAAGAAATTGGTGTACTCAAGATTCATACTGGTAGCAATATCGGTTCGGATCATTTGCCATTAATTACAGATTTGGTTGTGGGAAGGTAG
- a CDS encoding VOC family protein, which produces MKIKAIHHVAIICSDYEKSKKFYVEVLGCSIIKETFRSERSSYKLDLQVGNGDAMIELFSFPHPPARVNNPEACGLRHLAFAVEDIEASVAYLKSRQIEVEEIRFDEITEKRFTFFIDPDNLPLEIYEI; this is translated from the coding sequence ATGAAAATAAAAGCAATACATCATGTGGCAATTATTTGCTCAGATTACGAAAAGTCCAAGAAATTTTATGTAGAAGTCTTGGGATGTTCCATTATCAAAGAAACCTTCCGCAGCGAGAGAAGTTCTTACAAACTAGATTTGCAAGTCGGAAACGGCGACGCAATGATTGAACTGTTCTCATTTCCGCATCCTCCCGCCAGAGTCAACAATCCTGAAGCTTGCGGTTTGAGACATTTGGCTTTTGCAGTCGAGGATATAGAAGCATCCGTTGCTTACTTGAAATCGCGCCAAATAGAAGTAGAAGAGATTCGCTTTGACGAGATTACAGAAAAACGGTTTACCTTTTTTATAGATCCAGATAACTTACCGTTAGAAATTTATGAAATTTAA